The nucleotide window GCTCCCTTGTGCCTTTACACTCTACGAATGATTTCCAACCATTCTGAGGGAACCTTTGGGCGCCTCCGTTACTCTTTAGGAGGCGACCGCCCCAGTCAAACTGCCCACCTGACACTGTCTCCCACCCCGATAAGGGGTGCGGGTTAGAATTTCAATACAGCCAGGGTAGTATCCCACCGACGCCTCCACCGAAGCTAGCGCTCCGGTTTCTCAGGCTCCTACCTATCCTGTACAAGCTGTACCAAAATTCAATATCAGGCTACAGTAAAGCTCCACGGGGTCTTTCCGTCCTGTCGCGGGTAACCTGCATCTTCACAGGTACTATAATTTCACCGAGTCTCTCGTTGAGACAGTGCCCAGATCGTTACGCCTTTCGTGCGGGTCGGAACTTACCCGACAAGGAATTTCGCTACCTTAGGACCGTTATAGTTACGGCCGCCGTTTACTGGGGCTTCGATTCAGAGCTTCGCGTGAGCTAACCCCTCCTCTTAACCTTCCAGCACCGGGCAGGCGTCAGCCCCTATACTTCGCCTTGCGGCTTCGCAGAGACCTGTGTTTTTGCTAAACAGTCGCCTGGGCCTATTCACTGCGGCTCTTCAGGGCTATGAACCCTAAAGAGCACCCCTTCTCCCGAAGTTACGGGGTCATTTTGCCGAGTTCCTTAACGAGAGTTCTCTCGCTCACCTTAGGATTCTCTCCTCGCCTACCTGTGTCGGTTTGCGGTACGGGCACCTTTTATCTCGCTAGAGGCTTTTCTTGGCAGTGTGGAATCAGGAACTTCGGTACTATATTTCCCTCGGCATCACAGCTCAAGCGTTGTGAGAAGCGGATTTTCCTACTTCTCGCTCTAACTGCTTACACGCACATATCCAACAGTGCGCTTACCCTATCCTCCTGCGTCCCCCCATCACTCAAACGATAAAGAGGTGGTACAGGAATATCAACCTGTTGTCCATCGCCTACGCCTTTCGGCCTCGGCTTAGGTCCCGACTAACCCTGAGCGGACGAGCCTTCCTCAGGAAACCTTAGGCATTCGGTGGATGAGATTCTCACTCATCTTTCGCTACTCATACCGGCATTCTCACTTCTAAGCGCTCCACCAGTCCTTACGGTCTAGCTTCAACGCCCTTAGAACGCTCTCCTACCACTGACACCAACGGTGTCAATCCACAGCTTCGGTGATACGTTTAGCCCCGGTACATTTTCGGCGCAGAGTCACTCGACCAGTGAGCTATTACGCACTCTTTAAATGGTGGCTGCTTCTAAGCCAACATCCTGGTTGTCTAGGCAACTCCACATCCTTTTCCACTTAACGTATACTTTGGGACCTTAGCTGGTGGTCTGGGCTGTTTCCCTTTTGACTACGGATCTTATCACTCGCAGTCTGACTCCCACGGATAAGTCTTTGGCATTCGGAGTTTGTCTGAATTCGGTAACCCGATGAGGGCCCCTAGTCCAAACAGTGCTCTACCTCCAAGACTCTTACTACGTGAGGCTAGCCCTAAAGCTATTTCGGAGAGAACCAGCTATCTCCAAGTTCGATTGGAATTTCTCCGCTACCCACACCTCATCCCCGCACTTTTCAACGTGCGTGGGTTCGGGCCTCCATCCAGTGTTACCTGGACTTCACCCTGGACATGGGTAGATCACCTGGTTTCGGGTCTACGACTACATACTAAATTCGCCCTATTCAGACTCGCTTTCGCTGCGGCTCCGTCTCTTCAACTTAACCTTGCATGTAATCGTAACTCGCCGGTTCATTCTACAAAAGGCACGCCATCACCCATAAACGGGCTCTGACTACTTGTAGGCACACGGTTTCAGGAACTATTTCACTCCCCTTCCGGGGTGCTTTTCACCTTTCCCTCACGGTACTGGTTCACTATCGGTCACTAGGGAGTATTTAGCCTTGGGAGATGGTCCTCCCTGCTTCCGACCGGATTTCTCGTGTCCGGCCGTACTCAGGATCCACTCAGGAGGGAACGAAGTTTCAACTACAGGGCTTTTACCTTCTCTGGCTGACCTTTCCAGGTCGCTTCATTTACCCCGTTCCTTTGTAACTCCATGTTGAGTGTCCTACAACCCCAAGAGGCAAGCCTCTTGGTTTGGGCTATGTCCCGTTTCGCTCGCCGCTACTCAGGGAATCGCGTTTGCTTTCTCTTCCTCCGGGTACTTAGATGTTTCAGTTCCCCGGGTATGCCTTCTATACCCTATGTATTCAGGTAAAGATACTGTTCCATTACGAACAGTGGGTTCCCCCATTCGGAAATCTCCGGATCAAAGCTTACTTACAGCTCCCCGAAGCATATCGGTGTTAGTCCCGTCCTTCATCGGCTCCTAGTGCCAAGGCATTCACCGTGCGCCCTTTCTAACTTAACCTAAAAGGTTTGTTTCTCTATTAAATAGAGAGAAAAACTAAAATGGCGATTACTCGATGTTTACTTTGCTTCTTCTTACGATTATCTAGTTTTCAAAGAACGATTAAAAAAGCTTTGAGAGAATTGCACTCTCAAAACTAAACAAACAAGAAACGTCAACCTTATGATCAGTCCAAAGGACTGAATTATCCTTAGAAAGGAGGTGATCCAGCCGCACCTTCCGATACGGCTACCTTGTTACGACTTCACCCCAATCATCTGTCCCACCTTAGGCGGCTGGCTCCTTACGGTTACCCCACCGACTTCGGGTGTTACAAACTCTCGTGGTGTGACGGGCGGTGTGTACAAGGCCCGGGAACGTATTCACCGCGGCATGCTGATCCGCGATTACTAGCGATTCCGGCTTCATGTAGGCGAGTTGCAGCCTACAATCCGAACTGAGAATGGTTTTATGGGATTGGCTAAACCTCGCGGTCTTGCAGCCCTTTGTACCATCCATTGTAGCACGTGTGTAGCCCAGGTCATAAGGGGCATGATGATTTGACGTCATCCCCACCTTCCTCCGGTTTGTCACCGGCAGTCACCTTAGAGTGCCCAACTGAATGCTGGCAACTAAGATCAAGGGTTGCGCTCGTTGCGGGACTTAACCCAACATCTCACGACACGAGCTGACGACAACCATGCACCACCTGTCACTCTGTCCCCCGAAGGGGAACGTCCTATCTCTAGGAGTGTCAGAGGATGTCAAGACCTGGTAAGGTTCTTCGCGTTGCTTCGAATTAAACCACATGCTCCACCGCTTGTGCGGGCCCCCGTCAATTCCTTTGAGTTTCAGCCTTGCGGCCGTACTCCCCAGGCGGAGTGCTTAATGCGTTAGCTGCAGCACTAAGGGGCGGAAACCCCCTAACACTTAGCACTCATCGTTTACGGCGTGGACTACCAGGGTATCTAATCCTGTTTGCTCCCCACGCTTTCGCGCCTCAGCGTCAGTTACAGACCAGAAAGCCGCCTTCGCCACTGGTGTTCCTCCACATCTCTACGCATTTCACCGCTACACGTGGAATTCCGCTTTCCTCTTCTGCACTCAAGTCCCCCAGTTTCCAATGACCCTCCACGGTTGAGCCGTGGGCTTTCACATCAGACTTAAAGGACCGCCTGCGCGCGCTTTACGCCCAATAATTCCGGACAACGCTTGCCACCTACGTATTACCGCGGCTGCTGGCACGTAGTTAGCCGTGGCTTTCTGGTTAGGTACCGTCAAGGTACCGGCAGTTACTCCGGTACTTGTTCTTCCCTAACAACAGAGCTTTACGACCCGAAGGCCTTCATCGCTCACGCGGCGTTGCTCCATCAGACTTTCGTCCATTGTGGAAGATTCCCTACTGCTGCCTCCCGTAGGAGTCTGGGCCGTGTCTCAGTCCCAGTGTGGCCGATCACCCTCTCAGGTCGGCTACGCATCGTCGCCTTGGTGAGCCGTTACCTCACCAACTAGCTAATGCGCCGCGGGCCCATCTGTAAGTGACAGCCGAAACCGTCTTTCAGCATTTCCTCATGAGAGGAAATGGATTATCCGGTATTAGCACCGGTTTCCCGGTGTTATCCCAGTCTTACAGGCAGGTTGCCCACGTGTTACTCACCCGTCCGCCGCTCACCCTAGGGAGCAAGCTCCCAAAGATTCGCTCGACTTGCATGTATTAGGCACGCCGCCAGCGTTCGTCCTGAGCCAGGATCAAACTCTCCAAGAAAGTTGATTAGCTCATTTGTTACGTTGGCTTAGTTTCATCTATATTGAAACTAAAAAATATTGTTTGTTGACGTTTTTGTTTGTTTAGTTTTCAAAGGACAATTTGTTACTTCGTTTGAAGCAACTTTATTACTATATCATTTCAAGTTGTTAATGTCAACAACTTTTTTAAAACAGCTTATCGTCTTGCTGACGACTTTTCATATATTACAGGAGATTAATAGATTGGTCAATGCTTTTTTATATTTATTTTCAAATAAAATTTGGTGCAGATTTATTTCTTAACATAAATGCGCCTATGTTATAATGATCGATAAATATTCAGAAAATTAAAATCGAATGGAGGCAAGGGTTTGCTATCATTTATTTTCGTAGTTATGGTGTTATTCCTAATTCCGGGACCAGCTGTTTTATTAACGGTTTCGCAAACAGCTCAAGGCGGAAGGAAAGCCGGGGTCATCACTGGTGTTGGCATTGCCGTTGGCGACTTACTCCATACCATTGCTGCTGTACTAGGACTTTCGGCTATATTAATGACGTCGGCACTCGCATTTGAGGTCGTTAAATACGCAGGCGCTGCCTATCTTATTTTCCTTGGCATTAAATCTGTTTTGGAAAAATCAAAGAATATGAAGAAACCTGTCACAAAAAAGAGCAATCCTGCCG belongs to Neobacillus sp. OS1-2 and includes:
- a CDS encoding LysE family translocator, whose translation is MLSFIFVVMVLFLIPGPAVLLTVSQTAQGGRKAGVITGVGIAVGDLLHTIAAVLGLSAILMTSALAFEVVKYAGAAYLIFLGIKSVLEKSKNMKKPVTKKSNPAGSFRQALLIELLNPKTALFFLAFLPQFVRSNGIPVVYQLLILGLTFVLMSILYTTMLAFLTSSIGNKLFSTKNSRFARWQGKVVGIIYIGLGLQLVFQSQK